A single genomic interval of Lathyrus oleraceus cultivar Zhongwan6 chromosome 7, CAAS_Psat_ZW6_1.0, whole genome shotgun sequence harbors:
- the LOC127107353 gene encoding guanine nucleotide-binding protein subunit beta-like protein: protein MAEGLVLRGTMRSHTDMVTAIATPIDNSDMIVTASRDKSIILWRLTKEDKTYGVPSRRLTGHSHFVQDVVLSSDGQFALSGSWDGELRLWDLNAGTSARRFVGHTKDVLSVAFSIDNRQIVSASRDRTIKLWNTLGECKYTIQDGDAHSDWVSCVRFSPSTLQPTIVSASWDKTVKVWNLTNCKLRNTLAGHSGYVNTVAVSPDGSLCASGGKDGVILLWDLAEGKRLYSLDAGSIIHALCFSPNRYWLCAATESSIKIWDLESKSIVEDLKIDLKSEADATTGGNTTKKKDIYCTSLNWSADGSTLFSGYTDGVVRVWGIGRY, encoded by the exons ATGGCTGAGGGTCTCGTTCTCCGCGGCACCATGCGTTCTCACACTGACATGGTTACCGCCATTGCTACCCCGATCGACAATTCCGATATGATTGTCACCGCCTCCCGCGACAAATCTATCATCCTCTGGCGCCTTACCAAGGAGGACAAGACTTACGGTGTCCCCAGCCGCCGTCTCACCGGTCACTCTCACTTTGTTCAGGATGTTGTCCTCTCATCCGACGGCCAGTTTGCTCTATCCGGTTCATGGGATGGTGAACTCCGTCTTTGGGATCTCAACGCCGGAACCTCCGCCCGCCGTTTCGTCGGTCACACCAAGGATGTTCTATCTGTGGCTTTCTCGATTGACAACCGTCAGATCGTGTCTGCTTCTCGTGACCGCACGATTAAGCTGTGGAACACTCTCGGTGAGTGCAAGTACACTATCCAGGACGGTGATGCTCATTCTGATTGGGTTAGCTGTGTTCGTTTCAGCCCTAGCACCCTGCAGCCTACTATTGTCTCTGCTTCATGGGATAAAACTGTGAAGGTTTGGAATCTGACCAACTGCAAGCTGAGAAACACTCTTGCTGGTCACTCTGGATATGTCAACACTGTTGCTGTGTCCCCTGATGGTTCTCTTTGTGCCAGTGGTGGCAAAGATGGTGTTATTCTTTTGTGGGATTTGGCTGAGGGAAAGAGACTTTATTCTCTTGATGCTGGTTCTATTATCCATGCTTTGTGCTTTAGTCCTAACAGGTACTGGCTATGTGCTGCAACTGAGTCTAGCATTAAGATCTGGGATTTGGAGAGCAAGAGCATTGTTGAGGATTTGAAGATTGACTTAAAGAGTGAAGCTGATGCTACCACCGGTGGTAACACTACCAAGAAGAAG GACATTTACTGTACTAGTTTGAACTGGAGTGCTGATGGAAGCACTTTGTTTAGTGGATATACCGATGGTGTTGTTAGAGTCTGGGGCATTGGTCGTTATTAG